DNA from Corallococcus soli:
GCGACTGCGCTCACCATGCCTGGAATTTCAGGCCCGGGGAAGGGACGGGATGTCGTCTGCCGGACGGGGAGACGGGCGCGCTCTCCCCACACCCGAAGAGATGCGCGGAGGCCGCGGACGGTGCGTGCCCCCAGGGACGAGGACACCGTCCCCGCTCGGTGGGTAGGAGGGCGGCCGAGCAGTACGTCGGCGTGGGTGCGGGGGTCCAGCGATACTCGGGAGACAGGACGACGGGGACCTGTCACGTCGGGTGTGTTTCACGGCACGACCAGGCGGGCCCGCTGTTCGGACGGTCGGATGCGCGCGGTGGCGCCCGCGCCGAAGGTGAGGAAGTCCTCCTCCATGCCGTCGCTGAAGATGACGCCGCCCTGGGGCATCCGCGATTCGAGCACCAGCTCCTCCTGCGCGGTGACGAAGCCGCCGACGATGTCCGCGCTGGAGTGGCGGCTGACGAAGGGCTCGCGCACGACGAACGCGAGCCGCGCGTCCTCCCACCCGAGCTTCCAGGGCTGGCCCGGCGTGCCCCCCGTCTGACGGGTGAGGCCGCTCGCCAGGGCGAACACGGACGACAGCCACCCGCTGGAGCCCGCGCCCGTGGACACGAGCACGCCGCTGGACGACTGCGACTCCTGCCTGCCGCCGAAGCGCACCTGGTAGCGGGCGGAGACGTGCGTGCGAGCCCCGATGAACAGGTCGTTGAAGGCGAGCAGGCGCTGGCCATCCCCCAGCCTCGCCTCCGCGAGCTGCACCTGCCGGAAGTGCCCCCTGCCCTCCAGCACCCGCTGCACGGCGCCCCGGGCCTTGTGGGGGAGGAAGGGCAGGAGCACCCCGTCGAAGCGCTCGGGGTCCGGGTTGACGCCCAGGAGCGGCTGGTCGCCCACGTACTTGGCCACGTTGGCCACCAGCCCGTCCTGCCCCACCGCCACCACCAGCTCCTTGCCGGTGAAGAGGAAGGTGGGCACGAGCGAGCGGTCCACCTGCTGCACCGGTAGCCCCACGTCCAGTTGCGCGCGCAGGGCGTCCACCGCGCGGCGGTAGGTGTCGTCCTCTTCTTCAAAGCCCGTGAAGTCCTGGCCGGCGCGCTCCACGTAGAACTTCGCCTGCTTCTTCGTGTTGAAGCGCACCACCAGGTCTGACAACCGCGTCTTGCGCGTGACGAGCACCACCTTCTCGAACATGGCGTGCCTCTCCTGGGTTCAGGGGTTCAGCGGTCGCGCGGGTCGAAGGTCTGCACGGCCGCGCGGCCGGGCTTCGGGGGCTTGGGGTTCGGGGTCGGCTCCGGGTCCTTGCCGTGCGGGGGCGTGTTCGACATGAGCGAGCGCAGCAGGTCCGGCGACACGTTGAGCTCCCCGATGCGCTGGGCGTTCTCACCCATCTCGCGGAAGGCCAGGGCGATGTTGAGGGCCGGGTCGCCGCCGTTGGACGACGTGGCCATCAGCGTCCTCCAGTCCATGCCGCGCACGGGCGCCAGCGTCTGCTCCAGCGAGTACGCGCGGGCGTCCGCGGACTGGCGCTCGTTCTGGACCCAGCGCTCCATGAGGGCCGAGCGCTGCTCCTCCACCGCGATGTCCGCGGCCATCTTCGCCTCGCGAATCTGGCGCTGGCGCTCCTCCACCACCAGCTCCGTGGCCAGCTCGCTCTCCTTGATGCGCCGCTCCTGCTCCACGGCCGCGTTGCGCCGGGCGTAGATGGCCTCGTCCGCTTCGCGCTGGAG
Protein-coding regions in this window:
- a CDS encoding NAD+ kinase, which codes for MFEKVVLVTRKTRLSDLVVRFNTKKQAKFYVERAGQDFTGFEEEDDTYRRAVDALRAQLDVGLPVQQVDRSLVPTFLFTGKELVVAVGQDGLVANVAKYVGDQPLLGVNPDPERFDGVLLPFLPHKARGAVQRVLEGRGHFRQVQLAEARLGDGQRLLAFNDLFIGARTHVSARYQVRFGGRQESQSSSGVLVSTGAGSSGWLSSVFALASGLTRQTGGTPGQPWKLGWEDARLAFVVREPFVSRHSSADIVGGFVTAQEELVLESRMPQGGVIFSDGMEEDFLTFGAGATARIRPSEQRARLVVP